A genome region from Verrucomicrobiota bacterium includes the following:
- a CDS encoding glycosyltransferase, with amino-acid sequence MSVSITLRSEGGGQIYLDRLIHSLGNFAQYLWTTSPDENQLKASLNGVCTVECFGPSPEIDYSTMGDWFEEKHLEAFESILAWSKRIQLDLIIFNSPLIYFHQTKKLIRALKGGPKIGCIPHDIPGMSFSLLLDDYQETESWEESLDNIRPRFSKISKDENTQLPGSPFLFGNDFTIYNSEWIKEFYDPYSEKDSVIFHPIISRTNELPELGLEPVDLTIVNPLPMKGGALFLALANYHFRGYKIRILEGGYNSSMTTLRPYLTPVRSVLYQAELPANIQVLGLIQNMSEVYRNTKVLLHPTRIESFGMTAVEAIFENCIVATTDIPGVIEGVGDAALHLPYYATPQQWADKISSALKIENHCSEKMSKRSQFIKNRQAEEIEGLEHFLESMVPRTAEKER; translated from the coding sequence ATGTCAGTCTCTATTACCCTCCGGTCGGAGGGGGGGGGTCAGATCTATCTCGATCGTTTGATTCATTCACTTGGAAATTTTGCCCAATATCTTTGGACAACTTCGCCTGATGAAAACCAATTGAAAGCATCCTTGAATGGGGTTTGCACCGTGGAATGTTTTGGCCCGAGCCCGGAGATTGATTACTCCACTATGGGCGATTGGTTCGAAGAAAAGCACCTGGAAGCGTTTGAAAGCATTCTAGCTTGGTCTAAGAGAATCCAATTGGATCTAATAATCTTTAATTCTCCACTTATATACTTTCACCAAACCAAGAAATTAATCCGCGCACTAAAAGGTGGACCAAAGATCGGCTGTATTCCACATGATATTCCAGGAATGTCGTTTTCATTACTGTTGGATGACTATCAAGAAACAGAATCCTGGGAAGAGTCTCTTGATAATATTCGACCGAGGTTTTCAAAGATTTCCAAGGATGAAAATACGCAGTTGCCTGGATCGCCATTTTTATTCGGCAACGATTTTACCATTTATAACAGCGAATGGATAAAAGAGTTTTATGACCCTTATTCAGAAAAAGATAGTGTCATATTTCATCCCATTATTTCCCGCACGAACGAATTACCAGAACTAGGACTTGAACCGGTCGATCTGACCATAGTAAACCCGCTTCCCATGAAAGGCGGCGCTCTGTTTCTAGCTCTGGCAAACTACCACTTCCGGGGGTATAAAATAAGGATACTTGAAGGGGGTTACAATTCGTCGATGACAACCTTGCGGCCATACCTTACTCCTGTCCGGTCCGTTTTATATCAAGCGGAACTTCCAGCTAACATCCAAGTGCTGGGGCTCATCCAAAACATGTCCGAGGTTTATAGGAACACAAAGGTTCTCCTACATCCGACTCGAATTGAAAGCTTTGGTATGACGGCGGTGGAAGCCATATTTGAAAATTGCATCGTTGCAACAACCGACATTCCAGGAGTGATCGAAGGTGTAGGAGACGCAGCCTTGCATCTTCCATATTATGCTACACCGCAGCAGTGGGCAGATAAAATTTCCTCAGCACTTAAAATCGAGAACCACTGCAGTGAAAAAATGTCAAAAAGGAGCCAGTTTATCAAAAACAGACAGGCAGAAGAGATTGAAGGGCTGGAGCATTTTTTGGAATCCATGGTTCCGAGAACTGCTGAAAAAGAACGTTAA
- a CDS encoding glycosyltransferase family 4 protein, whose translation MSEVAKVLRITPQLYRDGTWPMAYDPFGGLQTQVWRITKELCKAGISQTVLTGHIPGYPRHSKHEGLIEIESVGLALPQFAASRLLGITWFFAVAKHLVSRRNDYDLVHIHFNQWIWCRFLAVICRRLGLPVVISLNTELWINTKFPRLLSNKHFNLSQWIERKTIKSVDCAAALTSKYANRLKSQLKTEGNNIVVIPDAVEIESFQKPLAIDQLKQFRKRFGIPDHKKIVTYIGRIRTEKGWEDFPKIAAELIKSDAFLLIGGDGPDRQSLEESMKKTAADDAWEITGYLNPEEVKTVLKISDILILPSQKEMFGSVLLEAMASGVPTVAYEVGDVSEVSGDRGAVCMVPVKNVAAFNQAILEILTQPQKRESLIKEGFRRVEKFSMKRVGSATISCYERIINPNSSPQVAIDSSTQYS comes from the coding sequence ATGAGTGAAGTAGCCAAAGTTCTTCGAATAACCCCGCAGCTTTATCGTGATGGTACATGGCCAATGGCGTACGATCCATTTGGCGGGCTTCAAACCCAGGTTTGGCGAATCACCAAGGAACTGTGCAAAGCCGGAATTTCGCAAACCGTGCTTACCGGCCATATTCCCGGTTATCCAAGACATTCGAAACACGAAGGTTTAATAGAAATTGAAAGTGTGGGTTTGGCACTACCTCAATTCGCAGCATCCAGACTGCTGGGAATCACCTGGTTTTTTGCAGTTGCCAAGCATTTGGTATCAAGACGAAACGACTATGACCTTGTTCACATCCATTTTAATCAGTGGATATGGTGCAGATTTCTGGCCGTTATTTGCCGACGACTGGGTTTACCGGTTGTTATTTCCTTAAATACGGAACTGTGGATCAACACAAAATTCCCTCGGCTGCTCTCAAACAAACACTTCAACCTTTCACAATGGATCGAAAGGAAAACTATCAAATCCGTCGATTGTGCCGCCGCATTAACTTCAAAATATGCCAACCGATTGAAATCCCAATTGAAAACGGAGGGGAATAACATCGTTGTTATTCCTGATGCGGTAGAAATTGAAAGTTTTCAGAAACCGTTGGCCATTGATCAACTGAAGCAATTCCGGAAACGGTTCGGAATTCCCGACCACAAAAAAATCGTAACTTACATCGGAAGAATCAGAACTGAAAAAGGATGGGAAGACTTTCCAAAGATTGCTGCTGAGTTAATAAAGTCAGATGCTTTTTTGTTGATAGGCGGGGACGGACCAGACCGGCAATCATTAGAGGAATCAATGAAGAAGACTGCAGCCGATGACGCGTGGGAAATTACAGGCTATTTGAATCCGGAAGAAGTTAAGACTGTGCTGAAGATTTCAGACATCCTCATCCTTCCCTCGCAAAAAGAAATGTTTGGAAGCGTGCTACTTGAGGCGATGGCGTCGGGTGTTCCCACCGTAGCTTACGAAGTTGGCGACGTAAGTGAAGTGTCAGGGGACCGCGGTGCGGTATGCATGGTCCCGGTAAAGAATGTAGCGGCATTCAATCAGGCAATCCTGGAAATTTTAACTCAACCTCAAAAACGAGAAAGCTTGATTAAAGAAGGATTTAGACGTGTTGAGAAATTTTCAATGAAGCGAGTTGGCTCAGCAACGATCAGTTGCTATGAAAGAATTATAAATCCAAATTCCTCACCGCAAGTAGCAATAGACTCCTCCACTCAATATTCATGA
- a CDS encoding sulfotransferase, with product MKHIHIVGTGPRTGTTLLAEAMVACFEIDEHSSHEDPVFRLPTTNPEIFLTKNPGDIVYVKPFLKILPNLFVICLIRDPRDAVVSKHGKDPDRYWGSMDNWKVYSKYWRNVRSHPRLITVRYEEFVSAPDLVQEALLKQLPFLKTKGPFSLYHEMAQPSSGSLDALRGVRPIAPVSVGIYKKHLPRIVGQLQLHGDITHDLVELGFEKDVNWKEMLAGIEPDLSRSHWPEYFTAEVHRKIRKTRIKEVIKAWMRIHGMDHSKIKRFLGLGPKNRKSS from the coding sequence ATGAAACACATCCACATTGTTGGGACCGGGCCCAGAACAGGGACTACTCTGTTAGCTGAGGCAATGGTTGCTTGCTTTGAGATAGACGAACATTCCAGTCATGAAGATCCGGTATTTAGGTTACCGACGACGAATCCTGAAATTTTTCTGACTAAAAATCCGGGAGATATCGTTTACGTTAAACCGTTTCTTAAAATCCTTCCGAATCTATTTGTCATATGCTTAATCAGGGATCCGCGTGACGCAGTTGTAAGCAAACACGGCAAGGACCCCGATCGTTATTGGGGATCAATGGATAATTGGAAGGTCTACAGTAAATACTGGCGCAATGTTCGGTCACACCCGAGGCTGATCACGGTGCGGTATGAAGAGTTTGTATCCGCACCGGACCTCGTGCAGGAAGCCTTGCTTAAACAGTTACCATTTTTAAAAACCAAGGGTCCGTTTAGCCTGTATCATGAAATGGCACAACCGTCATCGGGCTCTCTTGACGCACTTAGAGGAGTCAGACCCATTGCACCAGTAAGCGTTGGAATTTACAAGAAACACCTGCCAAGAATTGTTGGGCAACTTCAGCTCCATGGTGATATAACTCACGATTTAGTAGAACTCGGATTTGAAAAAGACGTTAACTGGAAGGAAATGCTCGCTGGAATAGAACCGGATTTGAGTCGTAGCCATTGGCCGGAATACTTTACGGCTGAGGTACACAGGAAAATTCGCAAAACGAGGATTAAGGAAGTTATTAAAGCTTGGATGCGTATCCATGGTATGGATCATAGTAAGATAAAGCGATTTCTGGGATTAGGCCCAAAGAATCGGAAGTCTTCCTAA
- a CDS encoding GDSL-type esterase/lipase family protein yields MNNPIKTPLLTVVFCLAAQFAFPNHHGDALTLSQQASIALPVSYEGLPGDGPIRGQHEWFQKVWTDRRTSWFNSVEADQGAVVFFGDSITQGWDERLKPSFPGLKVANRGISGDTTRGMLIRLDEDVIALNPSAVVMLMGTNDLADGATPEQISGNVRLIIDALHKHDANLPIILCRIFPSSGEKDRTSEDIQKINEQLAAAVKGDIRITVVDTWTLFANEAGDAKIEEFPDLLHPNDLGYAKWKAALRPVFATLGMMDTGADDFQIEPGFAPLFNGKNLNGWGFKVTPPRKPNNNGIVFSVFNEPENFYGKTVSSDLRFAAINDRLVVTTPAEGRRIQQLWTTRDFPKDFILKLEFRATPNADSGVFLRGKQLQCRDFLLAGPYKDLKKYKQGDWNEIIIKVTGTTAHCTCNGEVLEAAFEIPETGAIGLEGDRGQIEYRRIRIKEM; encoded by the coding sequence ATGAACAATCCTATAAAAACTCCCCTGCTGACAGTTGTTTTTTGCTTGGCTGCACAATTCGCGTTTCCCAATCACCATGGAGATGCATTAACTCTCTCGCAGCAAGCTAGCATCGCTTTGCCTGTTAGCTACGAAGGCCTGCCCGGCGACGGTCCCATTCGCGGGCAGCATGAATGGTTTCAGAAGGTGTGGACGGATCGCCGTACTTCCTGGTTTAACAGTGTGGAAGCTGATCAGGGAGCAGTAGTCTTTTTTGGTGACTCTATAACGCAAGGGTGGGACGAACGGCTAAAGCCTAGCTTCCCTGGTTTGAAAGTTGCTAACCGCGGAATCAGTGGAGACACGACACGCGGTATGCTCATTCGTTTGGATGAGGATGTAATCGCGCTAAATCCATCCGCCGTCGTCATGCTGATGGGGACGAACGATTTGGCCGACGGTGCTACGCCTGAGCAAATTTCAGGCAATGTGAGACTCATAATTGATGCGCTTCATAAACACGATGCGAATCTGCCTATTATATTGTGTCGTATTTTTCCAAGCTCCGGTGAAAAAGATCGGACCTCTGAAGACATTCAAAAAATAAACGAGCAGCTTGCTGCTGCGGTAAAAGGAGATATTCGCATAACCGTTGTAGATACCTGGACTCTCTTTGCCAATGAAGCAGGTGATGCGAAAATCGAGGAGTTTCCGGATCTATTGCACCCAAATGATTTGGGCTATGCGAAATGGAAAGCGGCACTTCGTCCTGTTTTCGCTACCCTTGGAATGATGGATACCGGGGCGGATGACTTCCAGATTGAACCAGGATTTGCTCCTCTTTTTAACGGTAAGAATTTAAACGGTTGGGGATTCAAGGTAACACCTCCAAGAAAACCGAATAACAATGGAATTGTATTTTCGGTATTCAACGAGCCGGAGAATTTTTATGGTAAAACAGTAAGTAGTGACCTTCGCTTTGCAGCCATCAATGATCGGCTCGTGGTCACCACTCCAGCCGAAGGTCGGCGTATTCAACAACTCTGGACGACGCGCGATTTCCCCAAAGACTTTATTTTAAAACTCGAATTCCGAGCTACCCCAAATGCGGACAGTGGTGTGTTTCTTCGGGGGAAACAGCTTCAATGCCGAGACTTTCTACTTGCCGGTCCTTACAAGGATTTAAAAAAATACAAACAGGGCGATTGGAATGAAATCATTATCAAAGTCACTGGCACAACCGCTCATTGCACCTGCAACGGCGAAGTCCTTGAAGCCGCCTTTGAAATCCCTGAAACCGGAGCTATCGGTCTCGAAGGTGACCGAGGGCAGATCGAGTATCGGCGGATACGGATTAAGGAAATGTAA